CTGTGACAGCTATTTATATGTTGAATTTGGAAGCCTCCACAAAGACCCTCGAAGCCAGCGTAACTGACCTTAGTCAACGCAGCTCTGGCGCGTTGTTACACAGACGAGAGACAAACAGAAACCCAAcccccaaaaatataaaacagaaCCCAAACAGCTGTGCTCGCTGTTTACACACGACATTGAACTTGTCAGGTCTGCCCAGATGGCATCCACAAATGTTTGACGTGGATCGTAGTGCGGTGTTCAAAAGAAGTTCCACATTTGTTACTTGTGGGAAACCCGCTAGGTTCAATGCAAAGTGTGTGATCGGTGTTCTCTGTGGACCAGAGTTCAAGTCCCGAAGCGGtcaattgtatttgtttttgtattaagAACTTAGTGAAATGGTTTGTTTCTATGTACTACATATAGGTATCAGTAGAGTTAAAAAACCATGTAATGAGTTTTATTTGggattaaatatgattttataaaaCCAACAAAGGTTCTTTATACCCATAAGAATGGGGGATTCACTTATGAATAGAAAAAACGgcacacatttttattaatgcacTCGAATTTATCATAAATACAGATTACTAAATTTCATAGagtattaaacataaattcatttaaatttatttaccaaactaacaattttaatgttcCTTGCAGTTTTTCTTACCACTGATGTGTCAACTGGCCGGCAAAAGCTGCACTCCCAGATCCAGATCGATGTGGGAGAGCTTTCCGCCCAAGGGAGTAACACTGCCACTTTCTACATCTTCAGCCTGGTGGAGACGGAAATCAAATTGCAGCAGCGACTCAGCTACACCTTGGATGTGGATCGTGGGGCAGTAGCCGGTGGCATTGCCACCACTGTCAGTCAGAGCACCACGCCCAACAGTTCGGAGACATCTCCGGAGCACGTTAAGGTTATAAGCAACAGTCTGGCCACTATATCGCCTGTGCAAATCGAGTATCTGGATGAGACGCGGTTGCGTAAATCCCGAGAGGATACGTTGAGTGTTAAATGTGTGGCTGACTTTAAGTTTAGTGCACGCTTTTATACGCTCAATCGTCGTCCATTGAGTCAGGTTTATCGAGGAGAGAACTTTCTATTGCGCGCCAATACGGAAGTGCTGGCCGAGGACGATGTGGAGATTCTGGATAGCTTCTTTATATGTGTAAGTGATCAATTATTAAAAgcttagtttaaaaaaaaaagaaagcaagaaCGATATGATACTTAAATAATGTGAAAGCGGTATATCgatcaaatataccaaattaataacaGAAAGAagtgaaatataccgaaagctatgtttggtatatatgaaaatacatttaaattatgtatacCATAAAGCACAATATGTATTATTAGAGTATTAAAGTACCAAAGGAAAAAGTACTTTTTTTAACCTCTAtgctttctttcttctttatttatttattaagtaaacGAACTAATATAAGCCAGGGCCACGATGAATCAATATTAATACTGCTTTGCCTTATCTTCCATTCCTCCGCAGGATCACAATTTAGTGCAATCGAACTACAGTTTTAAGCGCAAAAAGTATACCAACAAGTACCGAGCTGGCGATCAGCTGGAGAGCGTGATTGTGCTGCGCACAAATGCCACGCTGCAGGATTGGACAACTGCTCGGGATCTCGAACGCGCCAAGTCCGAGGAGAGCGCAGCCAACAAGTTTGTGAGTCGCCAGcaaaaggcaacggcaacgggcAACATTGGCGATGCGCCACCTCTGACGGCAACAGCTGCCACTGGTGGCTACATGAGCAAGAGTCTCATGGCCAAGATACCCACCACCATGaccatcatcaacaacaacaacaatgcagcaCTGCAGCCCATGAGCGGCTCAATGCAGTCTGACGATGGTAAACTGAGTCTCAGTGGGGTCGAGGATAGCGCTACTTTGGCAGCTCCAGGCCAGGATGCACCGAAGAGCATGCGCATTATCTTCAACAAGGCACTGGAGGCTGTGCAGGCAACGGGACATCATCGTGGCTTTATCAAGGGAGTCTACACGCTAGACGCAACGCAGTCTTCGACCATACCCAAGTTTGGTGTGTTTTGCATACGCTGGCGACGACCCGGCGTCAAGGAGGAGAATGAATCGAAGTTTATCATCAGTGGCCTTGATATTGCTGAGCCTCCGCTGAACATTTACTGCACCATCGAGGAGAAGATGTTTGTCAAGATGCCCATGGCCTTCAAGGTGGTGCTGAAGAATCCCACAACGCATGTGCTTCATCTGATTGCCACATTGTCCATCAGCAAGTCCGATAACTTTATATGCTCGGGTCACAAGCAGGTGCGTGGTATATTACAtgattgtttatttgtttgctataACAATTATTCTTTGCAGTTGGATGTTTCCATAATGGCCTACGATGAGAAGGAGTTGGTCTACAATCTGTATCCACTGCAAGTGGGTTGGCAGGAGCTGCCTGTGCTGACGCTGGAGTACAACACGAAGGCCGATCCTCAGAAGAACGATAGCCAGAATGTGCTGCTCGATGAGCTGGTGCAGCGAGCGCTGCCCAAGCGCGTCTTTGTGCTGGTGAGTTTTAAACCTCTAAGCCCCAGAGTTTTCAAAGGGGGAGCACATCATATGATTTGTATTAtctaaaaaacgaaaaactttttaattgaattatatttctCAGTTGACCATACCCATATGAGATTTAATTGAAGCAACTTAAAAACCTATCGCTTTTcagataatacaaattatatgataAGTGCCTCAAGGAACTCTTGGCTATTCGAGTAGAGAGTTGAATAAATCTTCATAACTTGCAGACTAACCAAACCCCAAACAtttgtttctttctcttttttagcCACCATTGAAGCAGTTGACCaagtaatttgtttgtttttggcagaGCCGATTtgtcattattaatttaagtgtTTTAAAGTCTTAATTATATCAAGCGCTGGTATGTAAAAATCGCAATTACTTCAAAACTTTATCTCACTTTATTTGCCTAAAGCGGTttgcaacaagaacaacagacagatgcacagacagacagacagacacatatttatatttagagagttacatatatgtagataaTAGTTAATACTTATGTGTttacgcgtgtgtgtgtgtgtatgtttatgtttgtctTTGTTTAAGTATGTGAAACTACAAGtagaatataattattaaagcGCTCGAAAAGATATTCCCTCTTGTTAAGTTGCTGCAAGTTCGatttcgagttcgagtttcGATAACCgtaataaatatgcataaataaatattataatttaaatacagcTTTTAACTCTTTAATTTAATCGGATCTCTTGCCGCTCGAGGGAAACTTGAAGACGCCACCTTTTCTTTGGTTGCGATTCTCGTtctgcaaacaaaatacaaaggaaattagaaaatattcgaagtgtttaaatttctttaactcACCAATAAACGATTGCCAAAGAGCATCTTGGCCTTATCCTCCTCTTGAGGCGTGGCACGCTCTCCTGCTGACTGCACCGGCTGACGTCGATGGATCTGCAGCTTCTGTTTGATGGCCTGAGAAACGATGACTCGCTTGCTCACCGATTTCATTGCGAGCAACAGATCGAGCCACGTCCAGGTGACATTGTGATACTCTAATGTGGGTATCACCAGCGAGTAGTCGGTGATGTCTTCCAAGTTCTTCTCCTTGTTGCCCTTGTAGCTGACACGCACTGGCACCTCGGGAATTTTGATGTAGATAAACAATTTGTTCTTCTCCGCACGCTCCTTCATCTTCTCCACATCATCCTTTTCGATTTTCACATAGAACTCCGAGTCCTTGGCGCTCTTCTTGCTCTTGCCTGAACGTTTCGACGATGAGGGTTTCGCCTGCAGATTGGTCGACGATGCGGAACTACTGGACGCATTGTCGTCCAGCTCATCGCTGACCTCAGTCTCGGATGCATCGCGATCGGGGAAACAAAACTTCAACATGGTGCTATAGAACTTCTTGGTGATTGCTATGGTAATAGGCGCCACATTGATTTCAAAGTGATCCTTGACCGAAATGCCTCCCACTGGCGGCTTCTCCCGACAAAAGATGCGGAGGACACGCTTATGCGTATCCACAGGCATATCTTTTTGTATCTCTGTGGCAAGCAGCACATCGCGATAGATTTCTCGTGGCAGCAGATTCTCCATCCGTATGTTGCCCAACTCCAGCAGATGCTCCACGGAATCATCGCTCTTGGACTTCTTTGTGTAGAGAAAAGCGCTCAGCACCAAATCCGCAATACCAATCTGTCCATCCGTCTCTGTGAGTCGCCACTGAGCTCGCTTGAAGCAAATCTCATTGGCTCGCACCATGGTCACCGATTTGTCGGAACGCACATTGGAGATTTTGCTCAGTTGCGAGAGCTGTGTTTCCTTGtagcacaacaacatcatgTCCAACTCCTCGCTGTGCAAATTGAGCTCCTCCTTGCTCTCACGTATCAGTTGCTGGACGCGTTCAAAGTCCATGCGTAACTCCAAAGTGTCGCCCTCCTCAATGCGCTCCTTGCTGATCAGATGAATGTCCCGCTCCAGCGATCGTATCTGCATCAGCAGACTCCTGATGACTGTCTgcttcttttgtatgggccGCTTTTGATCCTCCGTCGAGTGCAACTGCAGTTGGAAGCGCATGCGTGTCAGTTTCTCCGCTGCCTGCTTGCGCTGCGGCTCCACATACAATAGCAGATTGTTGACAATGTCCAGGATCATGGCGTACTGCAGCGAGTTCGTGAACACGTCCAGATCGTGATGCATCAGCGTAAAGGCATCCACAGGATCATCCTGTTTCTCCCACGGCGACAATGTCTCCTCGgatggcggcggcggcacCTCAGTGATGCTGTTGGGATCGATGGCATCGCCGTAGCTAACGTAAAAGAACTCACACTTGCACTTCGAGACGatgcgttgcagttgcaccGGCTGTGCCTGGCCAGAGTTATCGCTAAGAAAGGCGCCAACTGTTTCGGACACCACGCCGCCCACACTGCGTCCACTACCCACCAAAATGGAAATATCATCGGGCAAATTATTGATGAGAGTCTCATCTTTATCCTGAATATTATCGACAGTCAGCCACATGATTTCGCGCTCCAGCAGCGAATCATTGTCGCCTGCACTGACGGTGGCATAGTACTGCATGCATTCGAGCAAACCTTTCCATGTGGTCTTCGAGATGAGCGAACGATCTCGCCAAACAGGTCGATGCTCACGCTGCAATATCTCCGCTTTGGCTGCACTGATGATGACATAACCTGAGGTCTCGCAGCCCTTCAGCAGCACCTGCGAGTTGACTAGACTAATGGACCAGTTTTCATGAATGATGTCCTGCACGGAGCAGGCCTGCAGTCCTTGTAACTGCAGCTCCCTGGACTGTGTGCTGTGATCATCGCTGTACACATTGAACTTGTGATCTGCTTCGGCGATAAGTTGCTGCAGCATCGCCGTAGCATGCACCTGACCCGGCGCCTTCTTCATCGAGCCTGCATTGGAAACTGCAAGACAAATGAGATTAGGAACAGTACCTAATCAAATGGAAATCTTTTAACTTACTGGGCAACACCTCACTGCTGGTGCTGGACAAGGTAATGGTGCTATCACTGCGCTTGTGCTTGAGCACCGCCGAATTGGGCGCCTCCTTGCGATAGCTTTTGACTGCTTCCGTGGACAGATTGTTCTTCAGCTTTTGCGACTTCATAAACGAATCGAATAGCGCAAAAGCCACATCTCGATTGCTCTTGGTCCATGCACCTTTCAGATCGTATACGACTAGCTTGTGTGTAGGAGTCGTTGATTTGGTTTTATCCTCTTCTGCGTTGCTGGCCGGTGTTGGTATCAAAGCCTCACGACCATACGAAACCTTTGCCACACTTAGAAAATAGAAGCGCACACTTTGGCCAGCACTGGCCAAATTCTCAGAGCTGCTGTCTATTTTCTCGGTGACACTGCTCCTCAGCCAGATCTCTGCATCGTTCAGCTCACAATTCATGTACACTGTGGACCAATCCGCACGTGGTCGATGTATCAAGCCATCGTCAATCGGATTGAGAGTTAGACAATACTCGGAACTAAAGGACACACGTCGCCCATTCAGCTGAAATCCCTTGTGCAAAGCATGCGACATCAAGTAGTGCACTTGGAACTTGTGCAGACACATCTGCAGATTGGCTTTCTTGTAGTGTCGACTTAGCTGCTTCTTGCGCGGTCGCACATTGTTAAAGACCGGACCTCGACGTGTGGGACGTGTAACGCCCGACAGGATGAGCTTTAGACTCTCGAACCAGCGCAAAGTGCTGCCATACAACACAAGGCTAGGTATATCTGCGTCCACCTCCTCACCCACCTTGGGTTTCGTCTCAAACGAAGCCCAGACATTGAGGTTGAGAGAGCGAAAGGCGCGAAACGAATCGTGCACCTGGTTGCTAGAGTACTCGGGCAGTTTGTCGGGTGCGCAGGGCATCACAGCATGATGATCATTGGGATTTGCGATACAAATCCAATTCAGCTTGAATGTCAGCTTTAAGTTAGGAAAGTGCAGCAGACGACAATCGTCGTAACGCGACGCAGTTCGCACTGTTACCTGTTTGTAGAAAGAGAACACAGTTTAGATGCAGAAGTTAAACAGGCATTGCGGCACACTCACATTAAGTTCACCCTTAAACATAATCTTGGCATTTGTCCAAACAATGCCGCAGTTGTTCCACGTCAGCTCCATTTCCTCGGTGGTGTTGTAGGGATCCAGAGAAGCATGCAACAAAACCGTAAATCGCTTGGCAATCAGCGTCAAACGGCCATGCAACAATAGACGCAACTTGTCCCAGAATGGCAGCGTTGGACTCGGATCCTTGGATGGCGCTGAGATTTTCTCAAAGCTCAAATTACACTGGGCCATGACGGGCTCCCAGCAGGGTCCAAAAGCATAACTACAGCTCTCCAGCTCACAGTCGAAATCGTGGTAGAACTTGATCGTTGGCATGCTGCGTTGCACCACATATGTTTGGAAGGGTTCACCCACTTCGACGTAAACATCGCGTTTGGCGCGCTTCGAAGCCATTTGTTCAGCGCCACAAAGGTTACCATAGAGACGCATGCTCTTCACAGAAAACATTGGCTGCGGAAAGTCTCTGCAAATTGGaataaaataacttaataaaaaatttaaacaaattgtaaattattcaCAGCTCACCTTAACATAAACTTCCACTCGGAGCAGCTGACGTTGACACCACGACACCAGAGCGTCGTGAACTGCAATCCCTCCTCGGGCCAAGGACTCTCCGAGTCGATTTCCCGCATAGTACGCGTCACATTCTCATAGCCATGAATGGAGGTATCGGCCATGGCCAAGATCTCCACATCCGTCATGATCCAAGCGAGTAAACGTGTGCGCACCGGTCCGCTTTCGCGTATCTTCTTCGAGCGATGTATATAGATTTCCGAGTTCTTCTTGACGAGATTCGCATAAAGGCTTTCAATGGTGCCCGCGGGCATCAGCAGTCGCTCGGAGCACAGCTCGCCAATCTTCTTGTCAAACAATTCCTTGCGCTTCAAACTCTCATGATATTCGTCTACCAGCAGCACGTAATTGTCGCGCAGCTTCACCTCGAAGGGATCATCGCTAATTTCGAGAAGGAATTCCTTAATTTGGATGATCAAATCACTGGGCAATGGCGAGTGCACTGTGAAGGGTTTCTTCTTGTAATTATGCACCAGTTTGAGCCACTTGAAGTGCGTAACGAGCTCGTTGTTGATGGCATCGTAGAAGTCATGGTCATATGGAAAGATCGCCTTAAACGAACCAATTGTCACCTCCCACACCTTGTTTGACGGCAGCACGAAGCCTGGAAAGTTTTGTCGCTCATAGGTAAGCACATCCATGTGTGGACGAGACAGCATTTTCAGCTCTTTGACCGTAAAGATGTGTTGATCGTCGATCTTGACAAACACATTCTCCGCATAGATAATTTTATGCGCCTTATTGCCGAAATACAGATTCTCCACCTTCAAACGTATTGCATGCCGTTCCGATAGCTTCAGTTCACAAATAGTGCTGCGCTCCGCTGCCAGCTCAATGATTAGCGTACGTTTGGGTTTCGTCTCATCCAATTGCACTGGTGTCGTGGGTTTTGCCAGCTCCAATTTCAGATCCTTCATGTCGCGCACCAGCGTCAACAGATGCATGTGCAAATTCGAGTTCCAGATGGCTTCCGTATTGCCCGGTATATGAATGGATAGCTTGCCAAGCGAATTATCCACCTCTGGGTGAAGTTCATGCTCCAGGCGTATCAACTTGCAGCTGGCAAACACATCCGAAAAGTCCGTCAGGCACAATGCTGAAGCAGTCATCGAACGCATAATTGCCATTTGGAACTCCTCCAGCTTAAGTGTGGTAAAATGCTGTGATCGCGTAAGATTGATCTCCGAGAAACTCAACAACATAAAGACATTGTGATGATTCACAAAATATGCAGTAATATCTTTTACTTTCACCGAGACACGCAATGCTGTGCCTGTTAGCTCACCGGAGCTACTGCTGGGGCGTTTTTGCAGTTGCTTGACTCGTTTATTGCTGAGGCCTCCATACTGCTTGACGCATTGCATCGACATGACTATAAATTCAGCCAACTGCATGCTGTATTCCGTGCGAAACGTGTGTATGGAAATGTCCAACTTGGTGGTGTTTGCATAGGAGCACAACTTAACAAGACTGACGCCCAGGAAAAATGGCGAGCCGGGTGAATGTGTCTTCTTTAGATTGTTGGTATCATTGTTGGAGTTGGCCAGATTGGACCACAACGTTTCCACCATCAGTTCCATGCTCCATTGTCGTTTGTTTAGCAACAAATTGAGGAACTTATTGCGATACTTCGTGCTGCGCTTCTCCTCAAACTGCTCGAGTAGAAAGCGTGTGTGACTAACACTCATGGCAATGTGTTGATCGTCCAATTTCATGAGCAACGAAACATTCCACAGCTCTGCACAACCTTTAACCACAATGCGTTGCATGATCCATTCCAGAACGCCCCCATCTCGTCGTTGCTTTGCTGGCGATGAAGTAGGAGTCAAAGCTTCTACACCCAAATTATCCGGTAAGGATAATTGCTTATTGCCCAACTGCAGCAATTGATGGCTGCTCGCACGTTGGCGTGCCaggaaattattattaacgaAATCATAGATTTCGCTGTGATTGTAAATGATTTGGAATGTCTTGAGCTTCACATACAGATTGAATATGTCTTTCTCCAGCTGTAAGCGATAAGGAATATCGGTGAAAGATGCGTAAGCATGAGATATTATGCTGCCACTTACCACCGAGTCTATAGTAAACTGTTCCACAAAGAGCAATTTCTCATATTTGGTATCAATATCTAGATGCTGAAACACAAGCTTCGCCAGCATCGAGGGCAACAGCGTCTTTTCGTCCACAATCTTCGAGTTGAATTTACCCGTTATCTAGATAGCAAAAAAAGCAATTAGGTTATCATAAACTATAAACTGGGTACAACTCAAAGTACAACATACCGtgaataattgcaatttggcACTGAAATCGTTTTGCGAGTTCTCTTTGACTGCTGAAAATGTGGCTGCTTTAATGCTGAAATTGAAGTTCTTTGGTATGATGGGCGCCAGTTTCTCATAGTTATCATTGTCATAGCTGCTGGCCACTGGCGTCAAGGTCTTTTGCAGTCGCTTGGACTGCTCACCCGGATGGGTGCGTTGCTTGGCCTCGCTGAGGAACTCGTACAGTCCGCCGTGTATGACGgatttgcaattattaatgACCAGGCTTAGAGTCTGGGGGGAGCGGTAAACATATTTACGATTAGTTAATTATTAACTAAGTCAGTTAACAGCAGCTGTTACTCACATCCATGGAGAGCGGCCCATGTGCAAAGAGGGAGGCATCCAATGCCACATCGAAGCTAACCTCGCCGAGGCAGGGACGTATTTTATTGAGATTCTCCAAGGACTGCCGTCGTGTATTGCAATGCCTCAACATTTTGGCCTGCGCCTCTGTTAGCGCAGCATTGACAAGCAAAACGCGTGCATTTTGCACAATGCTGCCATCAAGATGCAGCTCCTTGGCAGTCGCATGTATGAACCAGCCTGGATCGAAGTCATTGTTCATGAGGACCACAGATATATTGTTCACATGCACGGCCATGAACTGTGCAAATGTAATGATGCTAGCGGGAACTTTGGTCTGGCGAAAGTCGGGAACACCCCTGACCTCGGATTTCTTGCGAGGCTCATAGTAGAAACCTTCATTGACGTCATCCTGCCGACTGCTATGTATGTCTTTATTTATGCGAATGTCCTTCACATAAATGGACAAGAGCTTAGTCACCTCTGTGGTAAAGAAACTGCTACGTAGACAGACCTCTTCAATTTGctaagaaaataattgaaaagaaagCTGTGTGTGAGTTATGGGGGCGTTTAACCACAGGTCATTTGAGTGATTGGGTCACTTACGACAGAAAAGCCGCTTTTGCTGATGTGGACATTCTTCAGCGACAGATAGGGCAGCGAAATGCGGCCAATGCGCACTTTAACCCGAAAACGATTAACAAGATACCAGCTAATGCCCGTAGGCAATATCCTAAGTGAAGAAACGATAATGCAGCGTTAGCGTTACGAAGCTAGAAATGTTGTTTGTCATCCGGTGCGGCTGCACTTACCAATAAACAAATAGGAAGAGCAGTAGAGCAAATATCGCTATGTGCAGTAACATGGTCACGGTTCAATTATCATTACACaatcaatcaaaaataatctacatatgtataattaattcaaattgcattaatatctattaattttgaaaattttcgtgGGGGATTAGTGTCTTTTCGGTCTTGTGTAATTAACGTCTCTTTGCTTGGCATCCcgacgacaacggcaacgattACTGGCAAACGTGTATTGAAAAACAGTCCGTTTCGTTTGAATTATGCCATATATGTttattgcttaatttaaatttgacaaAAACACGCACTTATTTGTATCGCTGCTTccttaaatttgttgctgcaacaactGTTGATGCCGCCCTGGTCGACATATGCATAAACACGCAACAGCTGATCGACGGCTTGTCCCGCCCTGGCAACATTCCGTtagtttaaatatagtatgcaataattttaataaaacattattatttttaacgcaaaagtttaaaattacatgattaaatttgacttaacataaaatgttgttgtgcagagagcaaaacaaaaatttttcaaaacttAATCTCTTGttttatttcagtatattttgttgagcaaattgttattttttgtattttgaagcACAGTCACattgttgcaaatttttcgcttgttt
This is a stretch of genomic DNA from Drosophila albomicans strain 15112-1751.03 chromosome 3, ASM965048v2, whole genome shotgun sequence. It encodes these proteins:
- the LOC117567717 gene encoding protein KIAA0100, producing MLLHIAIFALLLFLFVYWILPTGISWYLVNRFRVKVRIGRISLPYLSLKNVHISKSGFSVQIEEVCLRSSFFTTEVTKLLSIYVKDIRINKDIHSSRQDDVNEGFYYEPRKKSEVRGVPDFRQTKVPASIITFAQFMAVHVNNISVVLMNNDFDPGWFIHATAKELHLDGSIVQNARVLLVNAALTEAQAKMLRHCNTRRQSLENLNKIRPCLGEVSFDVALDASLFAHGPLSMDTLSLVINNCKSVIHGGLYEFLSEAKQRTHPGEQSKRLQKTLTPVASSYDNDNYEKLAPIIPKNFNFSIKAATFSAVKENSQNDFSAKLQLFTITGKFNSKIVDEKTLLPSMLAKLVFQHLDIDTKYEKLLFVEQFTIDSVLEKDIFNLYVKLKTFQIIYNHSEIYDFVNNNFLARQRASSHQLLQLGNKQLSLPDNLGVEALTPTSSPAKQRRDGGVLEWIMQRIVVKGCAELWNVSLLMKLDDQHIAMSVSHTRFLLEQFEEKRSTKYRNKFLNLLLNKRQWSMELMVETLWSNLANSNNDTNNLKKTHSPGSPFFLGVSLVKLCSYANTTKLDISIHTFRTEYSMQLAEFIVMSMQCVKQYGGLSNKRVKQLQKRPSSSSGELTGTALRVSVKVKDITAYFVNHHNVFMLLSFSEINLTRSQHFTTLKLEEFQMAIMRSMTASALCLTDFSDVFASCKLIRLEHELHPEVDNSLGKLSIHIPGNTEAIWNSNLHMHLLTLVRDMKDLKLELAKPTTPVQLDETKPKRTLIIELAAERSTICELKLSERHAIRLKVENLYFGNKAHKIIYAENVFVKIDDQHIFTVKELKMLSRPHMDVLTYERQNFPGFVLPSNKVWEVTIGSFKAIFPYDHDFYDAINNELVTHFKWLKLVHNYKKKPFTVHSPLPSDLIIQIKEFLLEISDDPFEVKLRDNYVLLVDEYHESLKRKELFDKKIGELCSERLLMPAGTIESLYANLVKKNSEIYIHRSKKIRESGPVRTRLLAWIMTDVEILAMADTSIHGYENVTRTMREIDSESPWPEEGLQFTTLWCRGVNVSCSEWKFMLRDFPQPMFSVKSMRLYGNLCGAEQMASKRAKRDVYVEVGEPFQTYVVQRSMPTIKFYHDFDCELESCSYAFGPCWEPVMAQCNLSFEKISAPSKDPSPTLPFWDKLRLLLHGRLTLIAKRFTVLLHASLDPYNTTEEMELTWNNCGIVWTNAKIMFKGELNVTVRTASRYDDCRLLHFPNLKLTFKLNWICIANPNDHHAVMPCAPDKLPEYSSNQVHDSFRAFRSLNLNVWASFETKPKVGEEVDADIPSLVLYGSTLRWFESLKLILSGVTRPTRRGPVFNNVRPRKKQLSRHYKKANLQMCLHKFQVHYLMSHALHKGFQLNGRRVSFSSEYCLTLNPIDDGLIHRPRADWSTVYMNCELNDAEIWLRSSVTEKIDSSSENLASAGQSVRFYFLSVAKVSYGREALIPTPASNAEEDKTKSTTPTHKLVVYDLKGAWTKSNRDVAFALFDSFMKSQKLKNNLSTEAVKSYRKEAPNSAVLKHKRSDSTITLSSTSSEVLPISNAGSMKKAPGQVHATAMLQQLIAEADHKFNVYSDDHSTQSRELQLQGLQACSVQDIIHENWSISLVNSQVLLKGCETSGYVIISAAKAEILQREHRPVWRDRSLISKTTWKGLLECMQYYATVSAGDNDSLLEREIMWLTVDNIQDKDETLINNLPDDISILVGSGRSVGGVVSETVGAFLSDNSGQAQPVQLQRIVSKCKCEFFYVSYGDAIDPNSITEVPPPPSEETLSPWEKQDDPVDAFTLMHHDLDVFTNSLQYAMILDIVNNLLLYVEPQRKQAAEKLTRMRFQLQLHSTEDQKRPIQKKQTVIRSLLMQIRSLERDIHLISKERIEEGDTLELRMDFERVQQLIRESKEELNLHSEELDMMLLCYKETQLSQLSKISNVRSDKSVTMVRANEICFKRAQWRLTETDGQIGIADLVLSAFLYTKKSKSDDSVEHLLELGNIRMENLLPREIYRDVLLATEIQKDMPVDTHKRVLRIFCREKPPVGGISVKDHFEINVAPITIAITKKFYSTMLKFCFPDRDASETEVSDELDDNASSSSASSTNLQAKPSSSKRSGKSKKSAKDSEFYVKIEKDDVEKMKERAEKNKLFIYIKIPEVPVRVSYKGNKEKNLEDITDYSLVIPTLEYHNVTWTWLDLLLAMKSVSKRVIVSQAIKQKLQIHRRQPVQSAGERATPQEEDKAKMLFGNRLLNENRNQRKGGVFKFPSSGKRSD